A single window of Apodemus sylvaticus chromosome 4, mApoSyl1.1, whole genome shotgun sequence DNA harbors:
- the LOC127682749 gene encoding TD and POZ domain-containing protein 1-like, translating to MSGDMEAKGSTQISVKNICYEWTISNFSFCMDGIQKEIRSPEFSLDDNEEVAGCLRVYPNGVDKESKVYLSVDLGLLSCPVCPVWAKFEFWIINSQGEKCQSRKNPSVVSFWQYQHRGFKEFILRDFLLSHQHLLLPEDQLTICCKVSIAGAIFSMHGQNMTPAIKDPRHVLADDLGKLWENSVFTDCSLLVGGHEFRAHKAILAARSPVFRAMFEHEMQERLKNLVEIHDLDPQVFQEMMGFIYTWKAPNLKSYSMASGLLAAADRYGLDGLKAMCEDALCRILSVENAANTLILADLHSTQWLKTQALDFITDFAYEVSKSSGWKSLVESHPPLVAEAFCSLASAQCPSLEP from the coding sequence atgtcaggggacatggaagccaagggctccacacagatcagtgtaaaaaacatctgctatgagtggaccattagcaacttctcattttgcatggatggaattcagaaagagattagaagcccagagttctcattagACGACAATGAGGAAGTGGCAGGGTGTTTGAGAGTATACCCAAATGGagttgataaagaaagcaaagtttacctgtcagttgacctgggattgctcagctgtcccgtgtgcccagtttgggcaaagtttgagttctggatcataaattcccaaggagagaaatgtcaaagtaggaagaaccccagtgttgtaagcttttggcaataccaacacaggggattcaaagagttcatccttcgagatttcctcctctcccatcagcatttacttctccctgaagaccagctcaccatctgctgcaaggtgagcatagcgggagccatcttcagcatgcatggacagaacatgacacctgcaatcaaggatccaaggcatgtgttggcagatgacctagggaagctttgggagaattccgtcttcacagactgctccctattggtaggtggccatgaattcagggctcacaaggccatcctagcagctcgctctccagttttcagagccatgtttgaacatgaaatgcaggagagactaaaaaacctcgttgagattcatgacttggatccccaagtcttccaggagatgatgggcttcatctacacatggaaggcaccaaacctcaagagctactccatggcctctggtctgctggcagctgctgacaggtatggcctggacggcttgaaggccatgtgtgaggatgccctctgcaggatcctctctgtggagaatgctgcaaacactctcatcctggctgacctccacagcacacagtggctgaagactcaggccctggatttcattacagattttgcctatgaggtctctaagagctcagggtggaagtcattggtggagtcacatccccccttggtggctgaagccttctgctccctggcttctgcacagtgtccttctttggagccatga
- the LOC127683039 gene encoding TD and POZ domain-containing protein 1-like, with product MSGDMEAKSWGSTQISVKNICCEWTISNFSFCMDGIQKEIRSPEFSLEANEEAAWCLRVYPNGVDKESKDYLSVDLGLLSCPVCPVWAKFEFWIINSQGEKCQSRKNPSVVSFWQDQHRGFKEFILRDFLLSHHRLLLPEDQLTICCKVSIAGAIFSMPEQNMTPAIKDPRHVLADDLGKLWENSIFTDCSLLVGGHEFRAHKAILAARSPVFRAMFEHEMQERLKNFVEIHDLDPQVFQEMMGFIYTWKAPNLKSYSMASGLLAAADRYGLDGLKAMCEDALCRILSVENAANTLILADLHSTQWLKTQALDFITDFAYEVSKTSGWKSLVESHPPLVAEAFCSLASAQCPSLEP from the coding sequence atgtcaggggacatggaagccaagagctggggctccacacagatcagtgtaaaaaacatctgctgtgagtggaccattagcaacttctcattttgcatggatggaattcagaaagagattagaagcccagagttctcattagaggccaatgaggaagcagcatggtgtttgagagtatacccaaatggagttgataaagaaagcaaagattacctgtcagttgacctgggattgctcagctgtcccgtgtgcccagtttgggcaaagtttgagttctggatcataaattcccaaggagagaaatgtcaaagtaggaAGAACCCCAGTGTTGTAAGCTTTTGGCAAGACCAACACAGGGGATTCAAAGAGTTCATCCttcgagatttcctcctctcccatcatcgtttacttctccctgaagaccagctcaccatctgctgcaaggtgagcatagcgggagccatcttcagcatgcctgaacagaacatgacacctgcaatcaaggatccaaggcatgtgttggcagatgacctagggaagctttgggagaattccatcttcacagactgctccctGTTGGTAGGTGGccatgaattcagggctcacaaggccatcctagcagctcgctctccagttttcagagccatgtttgaacatgaaatgcaggagagactaaaaaacttcgttgagattcatgacttggatccccaagtcttccaggagatgatgggcttcatctacacatggaaggcaccaaacctcaagagctactccatggcctctggtctgctggcagctgctgacaggtatggcctggacggcttgaaggccatgtgtgaggatgccctctgcaggatcctctctgtggagaatgctgcaaacactctcatcctggctgacctccacagcacacagtggctgaagactcaggccctggatttcattacagattttgcctatgaggtctctaagacctcagggtggaagtcattggtggagtcacatccccccttggtggctgaagccttctgctccctggcttctgcacagtgtccttctttggagccatga
- the LOC127683040 gene encoding TD and POZ domain-containing protein 1-like yields the protein MSGDMEAKSWGSTQISVKNICCEWTISNFSFCMDGIQKEIRSPEFSLEANEEAAWCLRVYPNGVDKESKDYLSVDLGLLSCPVCPVWAKFEFWIINSQGEKCQSRKNPSVVSFWQDQHRGFKEFILRDFLLSHHRLLLPEDQLTICCKVSIAGAIFSMPGQNMTPAIKDPRHVLADDLGKLWENSIFTDCSLLVGGHEFRAHKAILAARSPVFRAMFEHEMQERLKNFVEIHDLDPQVFQEMMGFIYTWKAPNLKSYSMASGLLAAADRYGLDGLKAMCEDALCRILSVENAANTLILADLHSTQWLKTQALDFITDFAYEVSKTSGWKSLVESHPPLGAEAFCSLASAQCPSLEP from the coding sequence atgtcaggggacatggaagccaagagctggggctccacacagatcagtgtaaaaaacatctgctgtgagtggaccattagcaacttctcattttgcatggatggaattcagaaagagattagaagcccagagttctcattagaggccaatgaggaagcagcatggtgtttgagagtatacccaaatggagttgataaagaaagcaaagattacctgtcagttgacctgggattgctcagctgtcccgtgtgcccagtttgggcaaagtttgagttctggatcataaattcccaaggagagaaatgtcaaagtaggaAGAACCCCAGTGTTGTAAGCTTTTGGCAAGACCAACACAGGGGATTCAAAGAGTTCATCCttcgagatttcctcctctcccatcatcgtttacttctccctgaagaccagctcaccatctgctgcaaggtgagcatagcgggagccatcttcagcatgcctggacagaacatgacacctgcaatcaaggatccaaggcatgtgttggcagatgacctagggaagctttgggagaattccatcttcacagactgctccctattggtgggtggccatgaattcagggctcacaaggccatcctagcagctcgctctccagttttcagagccatgtttgaacatgaaatgcaggagagactaaaaaacttcgttgagattcatgacttggatccccaagtcttccaggagatgatgggcttcatctacacatggaaggcaccaaacctcaagagctactccatggcctctggtctgctggcagctgctgacaggtatggcctggacggcttgaaggccatgtgtgaggatgccctctgcaggatcctctctgtggagaatgctgcaaacactctcatcctggctgacctccacagcacacagtggctgaagactcaggccctggatttcattacagattttgcctatgaggtctctaagacctcagggtggaagtcattggtggagtcacatccccccttgggggctgaagccttctgctccctggcttctgcacagtgtccttctttggagccatga